Proteins encoded in a region of the Flavobacterium sp. PMTSA4 genome:
- a CDS encoding ammonium transporter produces MALEKRWITSFIIITLVAFLGLFWPHQTAENNTLFNPEDTINFADVAWLLTASCLVLLMTPGLSFFYGGMVGKKNVISTMLKSFICLGVIGLLWVVVGFSLSFGEPIGPTINGVHYGIIGNPTDFAFFDFVDTHPHKNLASSIPFILFALFQMKFAVITPAIITGALAERIRFISFLLFICLFSIFIYAPLCHMVWHPNGLLGSFFGVKDFAGGTVVHISAGFAALAGVLVLGKRKNSEHIPTNIPFVLLGTGMLWFGWFGFNAGSALAANATAAMAFATTTIASSAAMLTWVFLDRLNGRNVSALGACIGAVVGLVVITPSAGFITIPQSIFFGFIGAIISNKMVYWKKLKEIDDTLDVFACHGIGGIVGMILTAIFAQGENASLLHGGFGVFGHHMLALLLVSVFTFGGAYLLFRLTNKIIPLRVTEESEQIGLDLSQHGEQF; encoded by the coding sequence ATGGCTTTAGAAAAACGCTGGATTACTTCATTCATCATTATCACTTTAGTAGCATTTTTAGGGTTGTTTTGGCCACATCAAACCGCAGAAAACAACACTTTGTTTAATCCCGAAGACACCATCAATTTCGCCGATGTTGCTTGGTTACTAACAGCTTCATGCTTAGTGCTACTGATGACACCCGGTCTTTCATTCTTCTACGGAGGTATGGTAGGCAAGAAAAACGTGATTTCTACCATGCTAAAAAGTTTTATTTGTTTGGGTGTAATCGGTTTGCTTTGGGTGGTTGTTGGTTTCTCACTCTCTTTTGGCGAACCGATAGGACCAACCATCAATGGCGTTCACTATGGAATCATTGGCAACCCTACTGATTTTGCCTTCTTTGACTTTGTAGATACACATCCTCATAAAAACTTAGCCTCGTCTATCCCGTTCATCCTTTTTGCCTTATTCCAAATGAAATTTGCCGTGATTACTCCTGCTATCATCACCGGCGCACTAGCGGAACGCATCCGCTTCATCTCGTTCTTATTGTTTATTTGTTTGTTCTCCATCTTCATTTATGCGCCTTTGTGTCACATGGTGTGGCATCCTAATGGTTTGTTAGGAAGTTTCTTTGGCGTAAAAGACTTCGCTGGTGGAACCGTGGTACACATCAGTGCAGGTTTTGCTGCCTTAGCGGGTGTACTGGTACTGGGCAAACGTAAAAACAGCGAACACATCCCAACCAATATCCCGTTTGTACTTCTTGGTACAGGAATGCTATGGTTCGGATGGTTTGGTTTCAATGCTGGTTCGGCACTAGCAGCGAATGCTACTGCAGCCATGGCTTTTGCCACCACTACCATTGCTTCATCAGCAGCCATGCTAACCTGGGTTTTCCTTGACCGATTGAACGGTAGAAACGTATCGGCATTAGGTGCTTGTATCGGAGCCGTAGTTGGGTTAGTAGTGATTACACCTTCGGCAGGATTTATCACCATTCCCCAAAGTATCTTCTTCGGATTCATTGGCGCCATCATTTCTAACAAGATGGTCTATTGGAAAAAGCTAAAAGAAATAGACGATACCCTAGATGTTTTTGCTTGTCACGGTATCGGTGGAATAGTAGGCATGATATTGACAGCCATCTTTGCTCAAGGCGAAAACGCAAGTCTATTACACGGTGGCTTTGGGGTATTTGGTCATCACATGCTAGCGTTGTTATTGGTTTCTGTTTTCACTTTTGGCGGTGCCTACCTTTTATTCCGATTAACCAACAAGATTATTCCGTTGAGAGTTACCGAAGAATCAGAGCAAATAGGACTTGACTTATCACAACACGGAGAACAGTTTTAA
- the mfd gene encoding transcription-repair coupling factor, which translates to MNSATSIVIQSVFKKADKPFLLLFNEKEEAAYYLNDLEQMLGQNDVLFYPSSYRRPYQIEETDNANVLLRSEVLNRINSRKKPAIIVSYPEAIFEKVVTRKELDKNTLKISVGDQVSIDFINEVLFEYEFKRVDFITEPGEFSVRGGIVDVFSFSNDNPYRIEFFGNEVDSIRTFDVESQLSIDKQNKITIIPNLENKFIKENRESFLEYINDKTVLWIENTEVLVAQLDKLFEKATETFEKLSKEIKHASPEHLFLNSQVFLKQALNFSVVELSNTAFFKAQKTFEFHLQPQPSFNKQFDLLLNNLSENHFNGITNFLFCSNDSQAKRFHDIFESIDEENHEDIRKQYHTIVQPLYQGFIDEEHQIACYTDHQIFERYHRFNIKNGYSKKQTITLKELNSLTVGDYVTHIDHGIGKFGGLQKIQVEGKTQEAIKLVYADNDIVYVSIHSLHKISKYNGKDGTPPKIYKLGSNAWKALKQKTKARVKHIAFNLIQLYAKRRLEKGFAFAPDSYLQKELESSFIYEDTPDQITATADVKADMEKDRPMDRLVCGDVGFGKTEVAIRAAFKAVDNSKQVAVLVPTTILAYQHYRTFSERLKDMPVNIGYLNRFRTAKQKKDTLEALAEGKLDIVIGTHQLVNKNVKFKDLGLLIVDEEQKFGVNVKDKLKTIANNVDTLTLTATPIPRTLQFSLMAARDLSVITTPPPNRYPIESQVVGFNEEIIRDAVSYEIQRNGQVFFINNRIENIKEIAGMIQRLVPDARVGIGHGQMEGNKLEEIMLSFMNGDFDVLVATTIIESGLDVPNANTIFINNANNFGLSDLHQMRGRVGRSNKKAFCYFICPPYSAMTDDARKRIQALEQYNELGSGFNIAMKDLEIRGAGDLLGGEQSGFINDIGFETYQKIMNEAIEELKENEFKELYEEENNKETKQFVKELQIDTDFELLFPDEYINNVNERLSLYNELGNCKNEEELSAFENKLIDRFGPLPKEAKALLNSIKIKWIATKMGIEKLVMKQGKMIGYFVSDQQSDYYSSKAFTKVLQFVQQHGNICKMKEKETKNGLRLLLTFENVKSINKALELMALLK; encoded by the coding sequence ATGAATTCGGCTACCTCAATTGTCATTCAAAGTGTATTTAAAAAAGCGGATAAACCTTTTCTGTTATTATTCAACGAAAAAGAAGAAGCAGCTTATTATCTGAACGATTTAGAACAAATGCTTGGTCAAAACGATGTGCTGTTTTATCCGAGTTCCTATCGTCGTCCGTATCAAATTGAAGAAACTGATAATGCAAATGTTTTATTGCGCTCGGAAGTTTTAAATAGAATCAATTCGAGAAAAAAACCAGCGATAATCGTTTCGTATCCAGAAGCAATTTTTGAAAAAGTTGTCACCCGAAAAGAGTTAGACAAAAACACTTTAAAGATTAGTGTTGGCGACCAAGTTTCGATTGATTTCATCAATGAAGTGCTTTTTGAATACGAATTCAAACGTGTAGATTTCATCACTGAACCGGGAGAATTTTCAGTTCGTGGTGGAATTGTAGATGTTTTTTCGTTTTCAAATGACAATCCCTATCGTATAGAGTTTTTTGGAAACGAAGTGGATAGTATCCGAACGTTTGATGTAGAAAGTCAGTTGTCTATTGACAAACAAAATAAGATTACCATTATTCCAAATCTAGAAAATAAATTCATTAAAGAAAATCGTGAGAGTTTTTTAGAGTACATCAACGATAAAACCGTTTTATGGATTGAAAACACTGAGGTTTTAGTAGCACAATTAGACAAATTGTTTGAAAAAGCAACCGAAACTTTTGAAAAACTTTCAAAAGAAATAAAACATGCTTCGCCAGAACATTTGTTTTTAAATAGTCAAGTATTTTTAAAACAAGCCTTGAATTTTTCGGTTGTTGAATTGTCAAATACTGCTTTTTTTAAAGCACAGAAAACATTTGAATTTCATCTGCAACCGCAACCTTCGTTTAACAAACAGTTTGACTTGTTGCTGAACAATTTGAGTGAAAACCATTTTAACGGAATCACTAATTTTTTGTTTTGCTCTAATGATTCTCAAGCCAAGCGTTTTCATGATATTTTTGAAAGTATAGACGAAGAAAACCACGAAGACATTCGCAAACAATATCATACTATTGTTCAACCTTTATATCAAGGTTTTATAGACGAAGAACATCAGATTGCTTGTTATACAGACCATCAAATTTTTGAACGTTATCATCGTTTCAACATCAAAAATGGTTATTCTAAAAAGCAAACCATTACTTTAAAAGAATTGAATTCCCTAACCGTTGGAGATTATGTAACGCATATTGACCACGGAATAGGAAAGTTCGGCGGCTTGCAAAAAATACAAGTCGAAGGCAAAACACAAGAAGCCATCAAACTGGTTTATGCCGACAATGATATTGTATATGTGAGTATTCATTCGCTACATAAAATTTCTAAATACAACGGAAAAGACGGAACGCCACCAAAGATTTACAAATTGGGTTCCAATGCATGGAAAGCATTAAAACAAAAAACCAAAGCCAGAGTTAAACACATTGCATTCAACTTAATTCAATTGTATGCCAAACGTAGATTGGAAAAAGGTTTTGCTTTTGCTCCAGATAGTTATCTCCAAAAAGAATTAGAAAGTTCCTTTATTTACGAAGATACACCCGACCAAATCACAGCAACAGCCGATGTAAAAGCCGACATGGAAAAAGACCGACCAATGGACCGATTGGTTTGTGGTGATGTTGGTTTTGGAAAAACCGAAGTTGCCATTCGTGCAGCATTCAAAGCAGTTGATAATAGTAAACAAGTTGCGGTTTTAGTGCCAACAACCATTTTAGCGTATCAACATTACCGAACGTTTAGTGAACGATTAAAAGACATGCCAGTTAACATTGGTTACCTCAACCGATTTAGAACAGCAAAGCAAAAAAAGGACACTTTGGAAGCATTAGCCGAAGGAAAACTGGATATCGTTATCGGAACACACCAATTGGTTAATAAAAATGTGAAGTTCAAAGATTTAGGCTTACTTATTGTTGACGAAGAACAAAAGTTTGGTGTAAACGTAAAAGACAAACTCAAAACTATTGCCAATAATGTTGATACCTTAACTTTAACAGCAACACCAATTCCAAGAACACTTCAATTTTCGTTGATGGCAGCTCGAGATTTATCAGTAATTACAACCCCACCGCCAAATCGATATCCAATAGAATCGCAAGTGGTTGGTTTTAATGAAGAAATCATTCGCGATGCTGTTTCGTATGAAATTCAACGAAATGGACAAGTGTTTTTCATCAATAATCGCATCGAAAACATCAAAGAAATTGCAGGAATGATTCAACGATTGGTTCCCGATGCTCGTGTTGGTATTGGTCACGGACAAATGGAAGGCAACAAGTTAGAGGAAATAATGTTGAGTTTCATGAACGGTGATTTTGATGTTTTGGTCGCTACAACCATCATCGAAAGTGGTTTGGATGTGCCAAATGCAAATACTATTTTCATTAACAATGCTAACAATTTTGGACTTTCTGATTTACATCAAATGCGTGGTCGCGTTGGAAGAAGTAATAAAAAAGCTTTTTGTTATTTTATTTGTCCGCCATATTCTGCCATGACTGATGATGCCAGAAAACGTATTCAAGCATTGGAACAATACAACGAATTAGGAAGTGGTTTTAATATTGCGATGAAGGATTTAGAAATTCGTGGCGCTGGTGATTTGCTTGGCGGTGAACAAAGTGGTTTTATAAATGATATTGGTTTTGAAACCTATCAAAAAATCATGAACGAAGCCATTGAAGAATTGAAAGAAAACGAATTCAAAGAACTTTATGAAGAAGAAAACAATAAGGAAACCAAACAATTCGTCAAAGAATTACAAATCGACACTGATTTTGAGTTGCTTTTCCCTGATGAATACATCAACAATGTTAACGAACGATTGAGTTTGTATAACGAATTAGGAAATTGTAAAAATGAAGAAGAATTAAGCGCTTTTGAAAACAAACTGATTGACCGTTTTGGGCCATTACCAAAAGAAGCAAAAGCCTTGTTGAATAGCATCAAAATAAAATGGATTGCTACTAAAATGGGTATTGAAAAATTAGTCATGAAACAAGGAAAAATGATTGGCTATTTTGTTTCTGACCAACAATCAGATTATTATTCTTCCAAAGCATTTACCAAAGTATTGCAATTTGTTCAACAACACGGAAACATTTGTAAAATGAAAGAGAAAGAAACCAAAAACGGTTTGCGTTTGCTTCTAACTTTTGAAAATGTAAAATCGATTAATAAAGCGTTGGAATTGATGGCACTATTGAAATAA
- a CDS encoding L-threonine 3-dehydrogenase, producing the protein MKTKVLIIGACGQIGTELTHKLRDIYGIDNVVASDIRKLNNDVVNNGIFEVINALDYNQIEHLIEQYQITDVYLMAALLSATAEKNPAFAWDLNMNSLFHVLNLAKAGKIKKIFWPSSIAVFGPTTPRINTPQYTIMEPTTVYGISKQTGERWCEYYNKQYGVDVRSIRYPGLISWTTEPGGGTTDYAVDIYHKALSDGAFECFLSEDTALPMMYMDDAIRATIEIMQADEDKIKIRSSYNLSGVSFTPKEIATEIKKHIPDFTITYKPDFRQKIADSWPASIDDSNAREDWQWKHQFDLASMTIEMLENLK; encoded by the coding sequence ATGAAAACAAAAGTACTGATTATTGGAGCTTGTGGTCAAATTGGAACCGAGCTAACACATAAATTAAGAGATATTTATGGAATTGATAACGTTGTGGCTTCCGATATTAGAAAGCTGAACAACGATGTGGTCAATAATGGTATTTTTGAAGTAATTAATGCTTTAGATTATAATCAAATTGAGCATTTGATTGAGCAATATCAAATTACCGATGTGTATTTGATGGCGGCATTGTTATCTGCAACTGCTGAAAAGAACCCAGCCTTTGCTTGGGATTTGAATATGAACTCGTTGTTTCACGTGTTGAATTTAGCCAAAGCCGGAAAGATTAAAAAGATATTCTGGCCATCGAGTATAGCGGTTTTTGGACCAACTACACCTAGAATCAACACACCTCAATATACCATCATGGAACCCACAACGGTTTATGGTATCAGTAAACAAACGGGAGAACGTTGGTGTGAGTATTATAACAAGCAATATGGTGTTGATGTTCGAAGTATTCGTTATCCAGGTTTAATCAGTTGGACTACTGAACCTGGTGGAGGAACAACCGATTATGCAGTAGACATTTACCACAAAGCTTTGAGCGATGGCGCTTTTGAATGTTTCCTTTCTGAGGATACAGCCCTGCCTATGATGTATATGGACGATGCTATCAGAGCAACGATTGAGATTATGCAAGCCGATGAGGATAAAATTAAAATACGTTCTTCGTATAATTTATCGGGAGTTAGTTTTACTCCAAAAGAAATAGCTACCGAGATTAAAAAACACATTCCAGACTTTACCATTACTTATAAACCTGACTTCCGTCAAAAGATTGCCGACAGTTGGCCTGCCTCTATTGACGATAGCAACGCTAGAGAAGACTGGCAATGGAAGCATCAATTTGATTTGGCAAGCATGACCATTGAGATGTTGGAAAACCTAAAATAA
- a CDS encoding DUF2075 domain-containing protein — MNRAYYSGSIDEFLKEDSVSIFGKISGNYDLNRQEKQQSNAWKKQIEILKKSISSFKGKIYFEFTIPRMGKKVDNILIIDNCIFVVEFKIGSEIYDSYAKEQAFNYGLDLNNFHEGSHNQNIIPILVSSDAPSVKNVISKNIDGLYNVVCANSSNLEGVIKLILNDLKSEKKIDVYFWENSIYKPTPTIIEAATALYKNHKVEDITRHDAGAENLAVTSKCISKIIDYSKINSRKTICFITGVPGAGKTLAGLDIANLRSNYQEEEHAVFLSGNGPLVDVLREALARDKVKTAKENGENLSKENAKSQVKSFIQNIHHFRDASLRDDKAPIEKVTIFDEAQRAWTKEQASSFMKRNKGNSEFNKSEPEFLIEVMDRHKDWCTIVCLIGGGQEINTGEAGLEEWIRPFENNFKDWDIYYSSKIVDDDNYIKDEKALEILKNKKAERKDELHLSVSLRSFRSAQLSNFIQEIINNNLEKSKYIYTDYIQKDYPIRITRDLDKAKNWLKKKARGNERTGIIASSGAIRLRPFGLNVKAKINAPIWFLNDKDDIRSSFFLEEVATEFDIQGLELDWTCVAWDGDFFYNKERWNYKKFTGTTWKKNENSERIKYLINSYRVLLTRARQGMIIYIPCGNDEDITRPSLIYDGTFTFFKNIGIKEI, encoded by the coding sequence ATGAATAGGGCATATTATTCTGGCTCTATTGATGAGTTTCTAAAAGAAGATTCCGTTTCAATTTTTGGCAAAATTTCAGGAAATTATGATTTAAACAGACAAGAAAAACAGCAATCAAATGCATGGAAAAAGCAAATTGAAATATTAAAAAAATCTATCTCATCCTTTAAGGGAAAAATTTATTTTGAATTTACTATTCCAAGAATGGGTAAGAAAGTTGACAATATTTTAATTATTGACAACTGTATTTTTGTTGTTGAATTTAAAATTGGTTCTGAAATTTATGATAGTTATGCAAAAGAGCAAGCTTTTAATTATGGTCTAGATTTAAATAATTTTCATGAAGGAAGTCATAACCAAAACATTATACCAATATTAGTATCTAGTGATGCACCATCAGTTAAAAATGTAATTTCAAAAAATATTGATGGACTATATAACGTAGTTTGTGCTAACTCATCAAATTTAGAAGGGGTAATAAAGCTCATTTTAAATGATTTAAAATCCGAAAAGAAAATTGATGTTTATTTTTGGGAAAACTCAATTTACAAACCAACTCCAACTATTATTGAAGCAGCAACTGCATTATATAAAAATCATAAAGTTGAAGACATTACTAGGCATGATGCCGGTGCTGAAAATTTAGCAGTTACATCAAAATGTATCTCAAAAATTATTGATTATTCTAAAATCAATTCAAGAAAAACAATTTGTTTTATAACAGGTGTTCCCGGCGCAGGAAAAACACTTGCTGGTCTGGATATTGCAAACTTGCGTTCAAATTATCAAGAGGAAGAACATGCAGTTTTCCTTTCAGGAAATGGGCCACTGGTTGATGTTTTACGAGAAGCATTAGCAAGAGATAAAGTAAAAACTGCTAAAGAAAATGGGGAAAATTTATCAAAGGAAAATGCAAAATCTCAAGTTAAATCATTTATACAAAATATTCATCATTTTAGAGATGCATCTTTAAGAGATGACAAAGCACCGATTGAGAAGGTAACAATATTCGATGAGGCTCAAAGAGCTTGGACAAAAGAACAAGCATCGAGTTTTATGAAAAGAAATAAAGGAAATTCAGAGTTTAATAAATCTGAACCTGAGTTTTTAATTGAAGTAATGGACAGACATAAGGATTGGTGTACAATAGTATGTTTGATTGGCGGTGGACAAGAAATAAATACAGGTGAAGCTGGTTTAGAAGAATGGATAAGACCTTTTGAAAATAATTTTAAAGATTGGGACATATATTATTCCTCAAAAATTGTAGATGACGATAATTATATTAAAGATGAAAAAGCATTAGAAATTTTAAAAAATAAAAAAGCAGAACGAAAAGATGAATTACATCTTTCAGTTTCATTAAGATCTTTTAGAAGTGCTCAATTATCAAATTTTATTCAAGAAATTATTAATAATAATTTAGAAAAATCAAAATATATATATACAGATTACATTCAAAAAGATTATCCAATAAGAATAACAAGGGATTTAGATAAAGCAAAAAATTGGTTAAAAAAGAAAGCAAGAGGAAATGAAAGAACAGGAATAATTGCTTCATCCGGAGCAATTAGATTAAGACCTTTTGGTTTAAATGTTAAAGCAAAAATTAATGCTCCAATTTGGTTTCTAAATGATAAAGATGATATTCGTTCATCATTTTTTTTAGAAGAAGTTGCTACTGAATTTGATATTCAAGGTTTAGAATTAGATTGGACTTGTGTTGCTTGGGACGGAGATTTCTTTTATAATAAAGAAAGATGGAATTATAAAAAATTTACAGGAACAACTTGGAAAAAAAATGAAAACTCAGAGAGAATAAAATATTTAATAAATTCTTATAGAGTTTTATTAACTAGAGCAAGGCAGGGAATGATAATTTACATACCATGCGGAAATGATGAAGATATCACTAGACCATCATTAATTTATGATGGTACTTTTACTTTTTTCAAAAATATTGGAATAAAAGAAATCTAA
- a CDS encoding nuclear transport factor 2 family protein, translated as MKKYIFLLLILSACGSKKDIPLTEEQKIDKFLNDWHKAAATANFNNYFEAFTEDAIFIGTDATENWNKTAFQAFAKPYFDKGKAWNFTALERHIFFSTDKKMVWFDELLDTQMKICRGSGVLIKTDQGWKIKHYVLSMTIPNEKVEDVVAIKSAIETQLIKDLQKK; from the coding sequence ATGAAAAAATACATTTTCCTGTTGCTTATCCTTTCGGCTTGTGGTTCTAAAAAAGACATTCCACTAACCGAAGAACAAAAAATAGACAAGTTCCTAAACGATTGGCACAAAGCAGCCGCTACTGCCAACTTCAACAACTACTTTGAAGCCTTCACCGAAGACGCTATCTTCATTGGAACTGATGCTACCGAAAACTGGAACAAAACCGCCTTTCAAGCTTTTGCAAAACCCTATTTCGACAAAGGAAAGGCATGGAACTTCACCGCATTAGAACGTCACATCTTTTTCAGTACAGATAAAAAAATGGTATGGTTCGATGAACTACTGGATACCCAAATGAAGATTTGCCGTGGCTCAGGCGTTTTAATAAAAACCGACCAAGGTTGGAAAATAAAACACTATGTCCTTTCTATGACCATTCCTAACGAAAAAGTAGAAGATGTAGTGGCTATTAAAAGCGCTATTGAAACCCAACTAATAAAAGATTTGCAGAAGAAGTAA
- a CDS encoding T9SS type A sorting domain-containing protein, producing MQNHIRTLILLVLTGLSFNLTVAQLTILDETLLTQASYNTFTPVSVTGDQNWTFSSSYGAVCTGYVAGQNYANDNWLISSTMNLTQADNVTLSFRHTRGSASVLNVGVAEGWYKAYATADYTGDVSTTQWVELTGFNQNVSFAWGYINSGFLVIPEAAQSATTRIAFRYQSSNTQSATWEIKNVKVTGQLAPNPNMSVFKITNWNTQWLGCASFGPTDETLQLNNVVTAMQFMNSDIYCLQEVTNSIAYPTIASLVNLLGSDVWDGAIVPSTTDDCDQRQGIIYKKNRVQLVSSTLLNNGNDAQGNSYYYNWSSGRYPALYKVNLITESGIEPLTIVNIHAKAEDGNPTSYTRRLGGSEGLKAILDGSNYNADRLLFIGDFNDFLQGTFSTSCSCTNSPYKNFMDDTANYTGLTQNIFDTYVNRPIIENIMMSNELVGNYVPYSVVQEVPVSSNAIIPNYLGTTSDHIPVSAQFQFQVLSNPQYELTSRALVLYPNPVTNALHFETTALEDQTAVAVYDLTGREMRCEKVTANSINVGALPVGVYLLKVGNRIGRFVKE from the coding sequence ATGCAAAACCACATCAGAACTCTTATTTTACTTGTTCTTACTGGATTAAGTTTCAACTTAACGGTTGCTCAACTCACTATCCTTGATGAAACCTTATTAACTCAAGCTAGCTATAACACCTTTACACCGGTAAGCGTAACGGGAGACCAAAACTGGACTTTCAGTTCGTCGTATGGTGCTGTGTGTACAGGCTATGTTGCCGGGCAAAACTATGCCAACGACAATTGGCTTATCAGCTCTACCATGAACCTGACACAAGCGGATAATGTAACGCTTAGTTTCAGGCATACCCGTGGAAGTGCTTCGGTGCTCAATGTTGGTGTGGCCGAAGGTTGGTATAAGGCGTATGCTACTGCAGATTATACGGGAGATGTAAGTACCACACAATGGGTAGAACTTACGGGGTTTAATCAAAATGTTTCCTTTGCTTGGGGTTATATAAACTCGGGGTTTTTGGTAATTCCTGAGGCAGCGCAATCGGCTACTACACGCATTGCTTTTCGATACCAAAGCAGTAACACCCAAAGTGCTACCTGGGAAATCAAAAACGTGAAGGTAACGGGCCAGTTGGCGCCCAATCCGAACATGAGTGTTTTTAAGATTACCAATTGGAATACACAATGGTTGGGCTGTGCCAGTTTTGGGCCAACCGATGAAACTTTGCAATTGAACAATGTAGTTACTGCAATGCAATTTATGAATTCGGATATTTATTGTTTGCAAGAGGTTACGAATTCTATAGCTTATCCTACGATAGCCTCGTTGGTAAATCTTTTGGGAAGTGATGTTTGGGATGGTGCTATTGTTCCTTCTACTACCGATGATTGTGACCAGCGACAGGGTATTATTTATAAAAAAAATCGGGTGCAATTGGTAAGCTCGACTTTATTGAACAATGGTAATGATGCTCAAGGGAATTCGTATTACTATAACTGGTCGAGTGGTCGCTATCCTGCGTTGTATAAAGTAAATTTGATTACTGAAAGTGGGATAGAACCTTTAACGATTGTTAATATACATGCTAAAGCTGAAGATGGCAACCCAACGAGTTATACGCGCAGGTTGGGCGGTTCGGAAGGGTTGAAAGCTATTTTAGATGGTTCGAATTATAATGCAGACCGACTGCTTTTTATTGGGGACTTCAATGATTTTTTACAAGGAACTTTCAGCACGAGTTGTAGTTGTACTAATTCGCCTTATAAAAACTTTATGGACGACACGGCTAATTATACTGGACTTACCCAAAATATTTTTGATACGTATGTAAATCGACCAATTATTGAAAATATTATGATGTCTAATGAGTTGGTGGGTAATTATGTTCCTTATAGTGTTGTTCAGGAAGTGCCTGTGAGTTCTAATGCTATTATTCCTAATTATTTAGGAACTACTTCAGACCATATACCTGTGAGTGCTCAATTTCAATTTCAAGTATTGTCTAATCCTCAGTATGAGTTGACTTCAAGAGCTTTGGTGCTTTATCCTAATCCGGTTACTAATGCGTTGCATTTTGAAACAACTGCCTTAGAAGACCAGACTGCGGTAGCAGTTTATGATTTAACGGGTCGTGAAATGCGTTGTGAAAAAGTAACTGCTAACAGTATCAACGTTGGGGCATTGCCAGTTGGCGTTTATTTGTTGAAAGTTGGGAATAGAATAGGACGGTTTGTGAAGGAGTAG
- a CDS encoding carboxylesterase family protein produces MRKYWIVFLFLGYVGFSQLKVVKGKTDYPFWINVPEKEEAQPLLIFLHGKSLSGTDINRVRRYGVLYAMDRGKTIPAIVVAPQLASGSWNPDKVLEVLEYVKANYKVDTKRIYVCGMSLGGYGTMHFAGKYPEKITAAVEICGGGNTADGCRLATIPTWLIHGDKDFIVKMSESEKVYDAIKACNPDADTQFTVIKDGNHGNVERQFHQDAIYDWLFSKVKN; encoded by the coding sequence ATGAGAAAGTATTGGATTGTTTTTTTGTTTTTGGGTTATGTTGGGTTTTCGCAATTGAAGGTTGTTAAAGGGAAAACTGATTATCCTTTTTGGATTAATGTGCCTGAAAAGGAAGAAGCGCAACCGTTGCTTATTTTTCTTCATGGGAAAAGTTTATCGGGGACGGATATTAACCGCGTGCGTCGTTATGGGGTTTTGTATGCTATGGATAGAGGGAAAACCATTCCTGCTATTGTGGTAGCGCCACAATTGGCGAGTGGTTCGTGGAACCCGGATAAGGTGTTGGAGGTTTTGGAATATGTGAAAGCCAATTATAAAGTAGATACGAAGCGCATTTATGTGTGTGGTATGAGTTTAGGCGGTTATGGAACGATGCATTTTGCGGGGAAATATCCTGAAAAAATTACTGCTGCAGTTGAGATTTGTGGTGGTGGTAACACGGCCGATGGTTGCCGATTGGCGACTATACCCACTTGGCTAATTCATGGCGATAAAGATTTTATTGTAAAAATGAGTGAATCGGAAAAAGTATATGATGCTATTAAAGCCTGTAATCCCGATGCCGATACTCAATTTACGGTTATTAAAGACGGGAATCATGGCAATGTGGAACGCCAGTTTCACCAGGATGCTATTTATGATTGGTTGTTTTCGAAGGTTAAAAATTAG
- a CDS encoding helix-turn-helix domain-containing protein — protein sequence MDIKQKFGNRIKELRKQKGLSQEKLANLAEVDRTYLPTIEKGERNVSIEVVERLAKALDVKIKDLFDE from the coding sequence ATGGATATTAAGCAAAAATTCGGAAATAGAATAAAAGAATTGCGTAAGCAAAAAGGGTTATCACAAGAAAAGTTAGCCAACTTGGCTGAGGTTGATAGAACTTATTTGCCAACAATCGAAAAAGGAGAACGTAATGTTTCTATAGAAGTTGTTGAAAGACTAGCAAAAGCACTTGACGTTAAAATAAAAGATTTATTCGATGAATAG